In a genomic window of Gambusia affinis linkage group LG04, SWU_Gaff_1.0, whole genome shotgun sequence:
- the LOC122830095 gene encoding prostaglandin D2 receptor 2-like isoform X2 yields MFNMVFTSNVSEGPLFCPLLKRMREDNINNTQVNMVVISIHGIFSFLGILENALIIWVLGFRLRHRTVASIWMLNLALSDFLATLTLPFFTFYFFYSQSWEFGQPLCIVQTSIFFFNMFVSAFLLAAISLDRLLLVSNPVWSMNHRSAEGAWKVCALGWLWAAINTIPYSVFFSVIVKTDGRKLCYHNFALYLSSKDSLEMDCNLRQGATAISKLLLAFFFPLVIIAGSYITIALSLRNRFRRTKQSTGRLANMLSLRSYDAHSRRVKTNGVKSLTSGSSSNSTLNNSSPVICSPSCQRLLSQSFTKMVTSVIAAFVLCWAPYHIFCILEMTAQYNGKIYKLVQEGLPVSATFAFLNPVFNPVLYAFSCPDFCVRIRQSLGAVFDGLVEEGGLMTPGRNLQAYMRRSSTRDVSCAQPGSPKSPKSSS; encoded by the coding sequence ATGTTCAACATGGTGTTCACATCCAATGTCTCTGAGGGTCCGTTATTCTGCCCACTGCTGAAGCGGATGAGAGAAGACAATATAAACAACACACAAGTCAACATGGTTGTGATTTCCATCCATGGCATCTTCTCCTTCCTGGGAATTTTGGAAAATGCCTTGATCATTTGGGTTTTGGGATTTCGCCTCAGGCATCGAACCGTGGCCTCCATTTGGATGCTTAACCTGGCCCTGTCTGACTTCCTGGCCACCCTGACCCTACCGTTCTTCACTTTCTACTTTTTTTACTCCCAAAGCTGGGAGTTCGGACAACCACTCTGCATAGTACAAACTTccatatttttcttcaacatgtttgtttcagcCTTCCTGCTGGCAGCCATTTCATTGGACCGTCTGCTTCTAGTTTCCAACCCAGTGTGGAGTATGAATCACAGGTCGGCAGAGGGAGCTTGGAAGGTGTGCGCACTTGGCTGGCTGTGGGCAGCGATAAATACCATACCTTACTCCGTATTCTTTTCAGTGATTGTGAAGACTGATGGGAGGAAGTTATGCTACCATAATTTTGCTTTGTATTTATCCAGTAAAGATTCATTAGAAATGGACTGTAATCTGAGGCAGGGGGCAACAGCCATCTCCAAGTTACTGTTAGCTTTCTTCTTCCCTCTAGTCATCATTGCAGGGAGCTACATCACAATTGCCCTAAGCCTGAGAAACAGATTCAGAAGGACAAAGCAGAGTACCGGCAGACTGGCTAATATGCTGTCTCTGCGTAGCTATGATGCACATTCAAGAAGGGTTAAAACAAATGGCGTCAAGTCTTTGACTTCTGGTTCCTCATCTAACTCCACATTAAACAACTCGTCTCCTGTCATCTGCAGTCCATCATGTCAGAGGCTGTTGTCTCAAAGTTTTACCAAAATGGTGACATCTGTGATTGCAGCATTTGTGCTCTGCTGGGCTCCTTATCACATCTTCTGCATCCTAGAAATGACAGCCCAgtataatggaaaaatatacaaattagtGCAAGAGGGCCTTCCAGTGTCTGCAACGTTTGCTTTTCTGAATCCAGTTTTCAACCCCGTCTTGTACGCCTTCAGCTGCCCCGACTTCTGCGTGAGAATACGACAGAGTCTGGGAGCAGTGTTTGATGGACTCGTGGAGGAGGGTGGACTGATGACTCCGGGTAGGAACCTGCAAGCTTACATGAGGCGGAGTAGTACCAGAGATGTGAGCTGTGCACAACCAGGGTCACCAAAGTCACCAAAGTCTTCATCCTAA
- the LOC122830095 gene encoding prostaglandin D2 receptor 2-like isoform X1, translating to MVTSRLMFNMVFTSNVSEGPLFCPLLKRMREDNINNTQVNMVVISIHGIFSFLGILENALIIWVLGFRLRHRTVASIWMLNLALSDFLATLTLPFFTFYFFYSQSWEFGQPLCIVQTSIFFFNMFVSAFLLAAISLDRLLLVSNPVWSMNHRSAEGAWKVCALGWLWAAINTIPYSVFFSVIVKTDGRKLCYHNFALYLSSKDSLEMDCNLRQGATAISKLLLAFFFPLVIIAGSYITIALSLRNRFRRTKQSTGRLANMLSLRSYDAHSRRVKTNGVKSLTSGSSSNSTLNNSSPVICSPSCQRLLSQSFTKMVTSVIAAFVLCWAPYHIFCILEMTAQYNGKIYKLVQEGLPVSATFAFLNPVFNPVLYAFSCPDFCVRIRQSLGAVFDGLVEEGGLMTPGRNLQAYMRRSSTRDVSCAQPGSPKSPKSSS from the exons ATGGTTACTAG CCGTCTGATGTTCAACATGGTGTTCACATCCAATGTCTCTGAGGGTCCGTTATTCTGCCCACTGCTGAAGCGGATGAGAGAAGACAATATAAACAACACACAAGTCAACATGGTTGTGATTTCCATCCATGGCATCTTCTCCTTCCTGGGAATTTTGGAAAATGCCTTGATCATTTGGGTTTTGGGATTTCGCCTCAGGCATCGAACCGTGGCCTCCATTTGGATGCTTAACCTGGCCCTGTCTGACTTCCTGGCCACCCTGACCCTACCGTTCTTCACTTTCTACTTTTTTTACTCCCAAAGCTGGGAGTTCGGACAACCACTCTGCATAGTACAAACTTccatatttttcttcaacatgtttgtttcagcCTTCCTGCTGGCAGCCATTTCATTGGACCGTCTGCTTCTAGTTTCCAACCCAGTGTGGAGTATGAATCACAGGTCGGCAGAGGGAGCTTGGAAGGTGTGCGCACTTGGCTGGCTGTGGGCAGCGATAAATACCATACCTTACTCCGTATTCTTTTCAGTGATTGTGAAGACTGATGGGAGGAAGTTATGCTACCATAATTTTGCTTTGTATTTATCCAGTAAAGATTCATTAGAAATGGACTGTAATCTGAGGCAGGGGGCAACAGCCATCTCCAAGTTACTGTTAGCTTTCTTCTTCCCTCTAGTCATCATTGCAGGGAGCTACATCACAATTGCCCTAAGCCTGAGAAACAGATTCAGAAGGACAAAGCAGAGTACCGGCAGACTGGCTAATATGCTGTCTCTGCGTAGCTATGATGCACATTCAAGAAGGGTTAAAACAAATGGCGTCAAGTCTTTGACTTCTGGTTCCTCATCTAACTCCACATTAAACAACTCGTCTCCTGTCATCTGCAGTCCATCATGTCAGAGGCTGTTGTCTCAAAGTTTTACCAAAATGGTGACATCTGTGATTGCAGCATTTGTGCTCTGCTGGGCTCCTTATCACATCTTCTGCATCCTAGAAATGACAGCCCAgtataatggaaaaatatacaaattagtGCAAGAGGGCCTTCCAGTGTCTGCAACGTTTGCTTTTCTGAATCCAGTTTTCAACCCCGTCTTGTACGCCTTCAGCTGCCCCGACTTCTGCGTGAGAATACGACAGAGTCTGGGAGCAGTGTTTGATGGACTCGTGGAGGAGGGTGGACTGATGACTCCGGGTAGGAACCTGCAAGCTTACATGAGGCGGAGTAGTACCAGAGATGTGAGCTGTGCACAACCAGGGTCACCAAAGTCACCAAAGTCTTCATCCTAA